One Rhodospirillales bacterium DNA segment encodes these proteins:
- a CDS encoding STAS domain-containing protein has product MDGVFDATIITEVRATLERVITEGFGDVYIDLREVTFMDSAAIGLIAFAFKRLFVADRQMILIGPNAQPKQLLELLRIDRIIDVRASLPADEISWSAPAEERAA; this is encoded by the coding sequence ATGGATGGCGTCTTTGATGCGACAATAATTACCGAGGTTCGCGCAACTCTAGAGCGCGTCATAACCGAAGGTTTTGGTGATGTTTACATTGACTTGCGCGAAGTAACATTTATGGATTCGGCGGCAATCGGTTTGATTGCGTTCGCATTCAAACGCTTGTTTGTTGCAGATCGGCAGATGATCTTGATCGGCCCAAACGCTCAGCCCAAGCAGCTGCTGGAATTACTGCGCATCGACCGCATCATCGACGTCCGCGCTTCGCTGCCCGCCGACGAAATCAGTTGGTCAGCGCCCGCTGAAGAGCGGGCGGCGTGA
- a CDS encoding N-acetyltransferase, producing MPIADDVQLGRDVTIHQPALVNLYGCQIGDETRIGAFVEIQRNAVVGSRCKISSHTFICEGVTIADEAFIGHGVMFTNDRRPRATSASGSLQSAEDWTLETIRVERRASIGSSATIVCGVTIGEEALVGAGAVVTRDVPPYAIVAGVPARVIGDVRVPERGDVRREEAADSHGVCTPDGTNHGD from the coding sequence ATGCCGATCGCCGACGATGTTCAATTGGGACGTGACGTGACGATCCACCAACCGGCGCTGGTCAACCTTTACGGATGCCAGATTGGCGATGAAACCCGCATCGGCGCGTTCGTGGAAATCCAACGCAACGCCGTGGTTGGATCGCGCTGCAAGATCTCTTCACACACCTTTATCTGCGAAGGTGTGACCATCGCCGACGAGGCGTTCATCGGTCACGGGGTAATGTTCACCAACGACCGCCGGCCGCGCGCAACCAGTGCCAGCGGCAGCCTGCAATCGGCGGAAGATTGGACTCTCGAGACTATCCGCGTCGAGCGCCGTGCGTCGATCGGTAGCAGCGCCACTATCGTCTGCGGCGTGACCATCGGCGAAGAGGCGCTAGTGGGCGCCGGGGCAGTGGTCACCCGCGACGTTCCGCCCTATGCGATCGTCGCCGGCGTGCCGGCGCGGGTGATCGGCGACGTGCGTGTGCCAGAGCGCGGGGATGTCCGCCGCGAGGAGGCCGCCGACTCGCATGGTGTTTGCACACCGGATGGGACAAATCACGGAGATTGA